The following coding sequences are from one Homalodisca vitripennis isolate AUS2020 chromosome 7, UT_GWSS_2.1, whole genome shotgun sequence window:
- the LOC124366720 gene encoding uncharacterized protein LOC124366720 → MERLPLEVLELVAENLTTKDLSACSAVSMSWRDIFNHDSLWKPHCNISIADYLETAECQVQPGFVSPVMENNKLSPICHWRMCFMRENHLFKNWRGMRYVVNKVKASHDSFFHSTFLSDDYLIEITDDYTTLQSTVTTLHCQLEVDATTSFSTTTMRLSGAEYKKRAKKKLEEQERVLKQTKRLDLFFKTPGEQEIAPVLEGPALDDSIF, encoded by the exons ATGGAGCGGTTACCTCTAGAGGTGCTAGAGTTGGTTGCTGAGAACTTGACAACCAAGGATTTGTCAGCGTGCAGTGCCGTCAGTATGAGCTGGAGAGACATCTTCAACCACGACAGTCTGTGGAAGCCTCACTGTAACATAAGTATTGCTGATTATCTGGAGACTGCTGAGTGTCAAGTGCAGCCAGGATTCGTGTCTCCAGTCATGGAGAACAATAAGTTAAGCCCAATCTGTCACTGGAGGATGTGCTTCATGCGTGAGAACCACCTGTTCAAGAACTGGAGAGGGATGAGATAcgtagtaaataaagtaaaggcTAGTCACGATTCATTCTTTCATTCTACATTCCTTTCCGATGATTACTTAATAGAGATTACTGATG ATTACACTACACTACAGTCTACAGTGACTACACTGCACTGTCAGTTGGAGGTTGAT gctaCTACTAGCTTCTCTACAACTACAATGAGGCTTAGCGGTGCGGAGTACAAGAAACGGGCGAAGAAGAAACTCGAAGAACAAGAACGTGTATTGAAACAAACCAAAAGGCTAGATTTGTTCTTTAAGACGCCAGGAGAACAAGAGATTGCACCAGTACTTGAAGGACCTGCACTTGACGATTCCATATTTTGA
- the LOC124366721 gene encoding zinc finger MYM-type protein 1-like codes for MTTLYETAGQLDDNVSAGPSCSNPPANLASLNEDIIIAHEIATESLSLELLSPCCSSEDPAFWVLNDATRDSIAKNGFNQNIDLDFSNSVREYKDQKRYLSKSLFQRTLKNGEVQDRKWMVFSKSKGSVYCGPCLAFNFKEKSQFDCKDGFNDWKNGESRASHHENSPIHKSAIITLKSREIALKRVGSMLTEQLDKETNYWKKVLARVIAAVKALTSRGLALRGDDEIFGSNRNGNFLMALELISEFDPFLATHIEKYGNCGSGHTNYLSSQTCEEVIELMAQNVRQEICEELKQSKYFSLIVDSTQTCLM; via the coding sequence ATGACCACTTTGTATGAGACGGCCGGCCAGCTGGACGACAATGTTTCAGCTGGGCCAAGCTGCTCAAATCCACCAGCTAACCTAGCAAGTTTAAACGAAGACATCATCATAGCTCACGAGATCGCCACTGAAAGCCTTTCGTTGGAGCTGCTGTCACCCTGCTGTTCCAGCGAAGATCCAGCTTTCTGGGTTTTGAATGATGCAACTCGAGATTCAATCGCAAAAAATGGGTTCAACCAAAATATCGACCTGGATTTCTCAAACAGCGTCAGAGAATACAAGGATCAAAAACGATATTTATCCAAATCTCTGTTTCAACGAACATTGAAAAATGGAGAGGTTCAGGACAGAAAGTGGATGGTATTCTCAAAAAGCAAGGGTTCTGTTTATTGTGGCCCTTGTTTGGCATTCAATTTCAAAGAGAAATCCCAGTTTGATTGTAAAGACGGATTCAACGACTGGAAAAATGGTGAAAGTCGGGCCAGTCATCACGAAAACTCACCAATTCACAAGTCGGCAATCATTACTCTAAAATCACGAGAAATTGCTCTGAAACGTGTTGGCAGTATGTTAACTGAGCAGCTAGACAAAGAAACCAATTATTGGAAAAAGGTTTTGGCCAGGGTTATAGCGGCCGTTAAGGCCTTGACATCAAGAGGCCTTGCATTAAGAGGCGATGATGAAATCTTTGGATCaaacagaaatggaaattttcttaTGGCTTTAGAGCTTATCTCCGAATTCGACCCTTTTTTAGCTACTCACATTGAAAAATATGGTAATTGTGGAAGTGGTCATACAAACTATCTCTCTTCCCAAACGTGTGAAGAAGTCATTGAATTAATGGctcaaaatgtaagacaagaaatttgtgaagaattgaaacagtcaaaatatttttctctcataGTTGATTCAACCCAGACATGTCTCATGTAG